In a single window of the Mauremys reevesii isolate NIE-2019 linkage group 3, ASM1616193v1, whole genome shotgun sequence genome:
- the MTLN gene encoding mitoregulin has protein sequence MALGSEALRERPVQLALVLAFASGVLVGWQAQRMRRRFLAWRKRRLQGLLEATQKKLDVA, from the coding sequence ATGGCGCTGGGCTCGGAGGCGCTGCGGGAGCGGCCGGTGCAGCTGGCGCTGGTGCTGGCCTTCGCCTCGGGCGTGCTGGTGGGCTGGCAGGCCCAGCGCATGCGCAGGCGCTTCCTGGCCTGGAGGAAGCGGCGGCTGCAGGGGCTGCTGGAGGCCACGCAGAAGAAGCTGGACGTGGCCTGA